In Nostoc sp. UHCC 0926, a single genomic region encodes these proteins:
- a CDS encoding NDP-sugar synthase: MKAMILAAGKGTRVRPITYTIPKPMIPILQKPVMEFLLELLRRHGFDQIMVNVSHLAEEIENYFRDGQRFGVQIAYSFEGKIDDDGKLEGEAIGSAGGMRRIQDFSPFFDDTFVVLCGDALIDLDLTAAVKWHKAKGAIATIITKSVPKEEVSSYGVVVTDEEGRVKAFQEKPATEEALSTNINTGIYIFEPEVFNYIPSGVEYDIGSQLFPKLVEIKAPFYAIPMDFEWVDIGKVPDYWRAIRGVLLGEIKNVQIPGHEVAPGIYTGLNVAVNWDKVDITGPVYIGGMTRIEDGAKIVGPAMIGPNCWICSGATVENSVIFEWSRLGPGVRLVDKLVFGRYCVDKTGAAIDVQAAALDWLITDARQTVPSHTPVERQAIEELLGTNAN, translated from the coding sequence ATGAAAGCGATGATTCTCGCGGCTGGCAAGGGGACTCGCGTGCGTCCGATTACCTATACAATTCCCAAACCGATGATTCCCATCCTGCAAAAGCCAGTGATGGAGTTCTTGCTGGAACTGTTACGCCGACATGGATTTGACCAGATTATGGTCAACGTTAGTCATTTGGCTGAGGAAATAGAAAACTATTTTCGTGATGGTCAACGATTTGGGGTGCAGATTGCCTATTCCTTTGAAGGGAAAATTGATGACGACGGGAAACTGGAGGGAGAAGCAATTGGTTCAGCTGGAGGGATGCGCCGCATCCAAGACTTCTCACCCTTTTTTGATGATACCTTTGTGGTTTTGTGCGGTGATGCTTTGATTGACTTGGATTTAACTGCGGCGGTTAAATGGCATAAAGCTAAAGGGGCGATCGCTACTATTATTACGAAATCTGTCCCCAAGGAAGAAGTTTCTAGCTACGGTGTGGTTGTGACTGACGAAGAGGGTCGTGTCAAAGCTTTCCAAGAAAAACCTGCAACTGAAGAAGCTCTCAGCACCAACATCAACACAGGTATTTACATCTTTGAGCCAGAGGTGTTTAATTATATTCCTTCTGGTGTCGAATATGACATTGGTAGCCAATTGTTTCCCAAATTGGTAGAAATCAAAGCTCCCTTCTATGCCATTCCTATGGACTTTGAATGGGTAGATATTGGTAAAGTACCAGATTATTGGCGGGCGATTCGCGGTGTACTGCTGGGTGAAATCAAAAATGTGCAAATCCCTGGTCATGAAGTCGCCCCTGGCATCTATACTGGCTTAAATGTTGCGGTAAATTGGGACAAAGTGGATATCACAGGCCCAGTTTACATTGGCGGTATGACCAGAATAGAAGATGGAGCTAAAATTGTCGGCCCAGCGATGATTGGCCCCAATTGTTGGATATGTAGTGGTGCAACAGTGGAAAACAGCGTGATTTTTGAATGGTCGCGCCTGGGTCCTGGAGTCCGCTTAGTCGATAAGCTGGTGTTTGGACGTTATTGCGTAGATAAAACTGGCGCTGCGATCGATGTTCAAGCGGCTGCTTTAGACTGGCTGATTACCGATGCCCGTCAGACGGTGCCATCACATACCCCTGTTGAACGACAAGCGATAGAGGAATTGTTGGGGACAAACGCAAATTAA
- a CDS encoding segregation/condensation protein A — protein sequence MEASELLETITLLIYQAEQGEIDPWDVQVIEVIDRYLELMAPEAIGRGYEADLSQSGQAFLSASMLVLFKANTLMQLSTVIDVQDGVVDDALLEDEDGISHPGHRLPLERQLRRRPAAMPPPKRRVTLQELIEQLQIMANQLKLVEKVSKPIRLRRQPSVQSMREALELAHQENLTEVARELEQVLNLSARELNLEQNWLNLEQLVELWTHTKLLNQNGSGHESKHSHLVSVFWALLLLSAQSKVELFQEEFYHEIKIRLLADSANSCKPFEHPMN from the coding sequence ATGGAAGCTTCTGAGCTATTAGAAACAATCACACTCCTGATTTACCAAGCTGAACAGGGAGAAATTGACCCTTGGGATGTCCAAGTAATTGAGGTGATTGACCGTTACTTAGAACTGATGGCACCGGAGGCAATAGGAAGAGGTTATGAAGCGGACTTGTCTCAATCTGGACAGGCCTTTTTGTCAGCATCAATGCTGGTATTATTCAAAGCCAATACATTGATGCAATTGTCAACGGTAATAGATGTCCAGGATGGTGTAGTAGATGATGCCCTACTGGAAGATGAAGACGGAATATCACATCCAGGTCATCGTCTACCATTAGAACGGCAATTGCGTCGTCGTCCAGCGGCAATGCCGCCACCAAAACGTCGAGTGACTCTGCAAGAGTTAATCGAGCAATTGCAGATTATGGCGAACCAGCTAAAACTAGTAGAAAAAGTCAGCAAACCTATCCGTCTGAGACGTCAGCCTAGCGTCCAAAGTATGCGGGAGGCGCTGGAGTTAGCTCACCAGGAAAATCTGACGGAAGTAGCTAGGGAACTGGAGCAGGTATTGAATTTATCGGCAAGGGAGCTAAATTTAGAACAAAATTGGTTGAATCTAGAACAACTTGTAGAGTTGTGGACTCACACAAAGCTTCTCAACCAAAATGGGTCTGGACATGAGTCTAAACACAGTCATTTAGTTAGCGTTTTCTGGGCGCTACTACTACTCTCGGCTCAATCGAAAGTAGAGCTATTTCAAGAGGAGTTTTACCATGAGATTAAAATTCGCTTACTTGCAGATTCAGCTAACTCCTGCAAACCTTTTGAGCACCCGATGAACTAA
- the speA gene encoding biosynthetic arginine decarboxylase — translation MGVEPTATSDEVVQVPANGHKSEVKNHKQKKLLPSSTTTGDLPRSWKIEDSEALYRIEGWGQPYFSINAAGHVTVAPKGDRGGSLDLFELVNAMKQRNLGLPMLIRFSDILEDRIERLNACFAKAIARYNYPGVYRGVFPVKCNQERHLIEDLVKFGKPHQFGLEAGSKPELMIALAVLDTPGALLVCNGYKDREYIETAMLAQRLGQTPIIVLEQIEEVDLVINANRQLGIKPILGVRAKLSTQGMGRWGASSGDRAKFGLTMPEVIEAVDKLREANLLDSLQLMHFHIGSQISAINVIKDAIQEASRIYVELAMLGADMKYLDVGGGLGVDYDGSQTNFYASKNYNMQNYANDIVAELKDTCAERQITVPTLISESGRALASHQSLLIFDVLSTSDVPLDAPEPPQEGESPIINYLWESFQSINQENYQELYHDAAQFKEEAISRFNLGILRLRERAKAERLYWACCQKILNITRQQEYVPDELEDLEKIMASIYYVNMSVFQSAPDCWAIDQLFPIMPIHRLDEEPTRRGILADLTCDSDGKIDRFIDLRDVKSVLELHTHKPGEPYYLGMFLNGAYQEIMGNLHNLFGDTNAVHIQLTPKGYQIEHVVKGDTMSEVVSYVQYDSEDMVENIRQRCEQALEEKRITLAESQRLLQTYEQSLRRYTYLNS, via the coding sequence ATGGGTGTTGAGCCAACTGCTACATCTGACGAGGTGGTACAAGTACCGGCCAATGGACATAAATCTGAAGTGAAAAATCATAAACAGAAAAAGTTGTTACCATCTAGTACTACCACAGGAGATTTACCTCGCTCCTGGAAAATTGAGGATAGCGAAGCCTTATACAGGATTGAAGGTTGGGGACAACCTTATTTTTCGATTAACGCTGCTGGACACGTTACTGTTGCACCCAAGGGCGATCGCGGGGGTTCTCTAGACTTGTTTGAATTGGTCAACGCCATGAAGCAGCGCAACTTGGGACTTCCCATGTTGATTCGCTTTTCCGATATTTTGGAAGACCGGATTGAGCGATTGAACGCTTGTTTTGCCAAAGCGATCGCCCGCTACAATTACCCTGGCGTCTACCGGGGCGTGTTTCCCGTCAAATGCAACCAAGAGCGGCATTTAATTGAGGATTTAGTGAAATTTGGCAAGCCTCATCAATTTGGCTTAGAAGCCGGTTCCAAGCCAGAATTAATGATTGCTCTAGCTGTCCTGGATACACCAGGAGCATTGTTAGTTTGCAACGGCTACAAAGACCGAGAATACATCGAAACGGCAATGTTAGCCCAAAGACTAGGGCAAACACCAATCATCGTCCTAGAACAGATTGAAGAGGTTGATTTGGTGATTAATGCCAATCGCCAGTTAGGTATTAAGCCGATTTTGGGGGTTCGTGCTAAACTCAGTACCCAAGGCATGGGACGTTGGGGAGCCTCTAGTGGCGATCGCGCTAAATTTGGTTTGACTATGCCTGAGGTAATCGAGGCTGTTGACAAGTTACGGGAAGCTAACTTGCTCGATTCTTTGCAGTTGATGCACTTCCACATCGGCTCACAAATCTCTGCCATTAATGTGATTAAAGATGCCATCCAAGAAGCCAGCCGCATTTATGTGGAATTGGCGATGCTGGGGGCAGATATGAAATACCTTGATGTTGGTGGCGGCTTGGGTGTAGATTATGATGGCTCCCAAACCAACTTCTATGCATCGAAAAATTACAACATGCAGAACTATGCCAACGACATCGTGGCAGAGTTAAAAGATACCTGTGCTGAACGGCAGATTACCGTACCAACACTGATTAGCGAAAGTGGACGAGCGCTCGCTTCCCATCAGTCGCTGCTGATTTTTGATGTTCTCAGTACTAGCGATGTCCCCCTCGACGCCCCAGAACCTCCACAAGAGGGAGAATCCCCAATTATTAATTATCTTTGGGAAAGCTTCCAATCCATCAACCAAGAAAATTACCAAGAGTTGTACCATGACGCTGCACAATTCAAAGAAGAAGCCATCAGCCGCTTCAACTTAGGAATTTTACGCCTCAGAGAACGAGCCAAGGCCGAACGCCTCTACTGGGCTTGTTGTCAAAAAATTCTCAACATTACTAGACAGCAAGAATACGTACCCGATGAACTGGAAGACCTAGAGAAAATAATGGCTTCCATCTACTACGTCAACATGTCAGTGTTTCAATCGGCACCAGATTGCTGGGCGATCGATCAGCTATTCCCGATCATGCCAATCCACCGTTTGGATGAAGAACCAACGCGGCGAGGAATTTTAGCAGACCTCACCTGCGACAGTGATGGTAAAATCGACCGTTTTATTGACCTGCGCGATGTCAAGTCGGTTTTAGAGTTGCACACCCACAAGCCCGGAGAACCCTATTATTTGGGGATGTTCTTGAATGGAGCTTACCAAGAAATCATGGGCAATTTGCACAACCTATTTGGCGATACTAACGCCGTTCACATTCAATTGACGCCCAAAGGCTACCAGATTGAACACGTTGTCAAAGGTGACACCATGAGTGAAGTGGTGAGCTACGTCCAGTATGACTCCGAAGATATGGTGGAAAACATTCGTCAGCGTTGCGAGCAAGCATTAGAAGAAAAGCGGATTACCCTAGCAGAATCTCAGCGACTGCTGCAAACCTACGAGCAGAGTCTCAGAAGATATACGTATTTAAATAGTTAG